The Microbacterium sp. SORGH_AS_0428 genome contains the following window.
CACTTGCGGGAACGAGACGTTCGCCGTCGTGCTGGAGGACGAGATCGGAGTCGCGGCGACGATCTGCGCCGTCTGCGAAGAGGAGGCCGCGCTCGCCGACTCGGATGACCACTTCGACGACGTCGAGGAGGTGCGACAGGCTGAATGCTCCTGCGGCAACGGCGAGTTCCGCGTGGCCGTCGGCTTCGCTCTCGACTCCGACCGCGAGGTGAGGTGGGTGTCCGTCGGTCTGCGCTGCACCGCCGACGGCGTTGCCGGCGTCTACGTCGACTGGAAGATCGACTACCGGCCCACCGCGCACCTGCTCGCTCCAGGCTGATCTCGGGCTCGCTCGCAGCCCATTTCAACGGCGCGCCGGACCGGCGTCGGCACTCTCCCTCGCGCCATGATCGGCGATGAAGGTCGATGACGACGGGGGAGCGCATGGCAGATACCCAGGCTGGATGGTACGACGACGACGGCACGGGCACGAAGCGGTGGTGGGACGGGTCGGCGTGGACCGACACGGTGCAGCCGCCACCGCCGCCCGCGCCGGGAGTCGCCGGCATGATCGACCGCATCCAGGCCGACGCCGTCTCCGGGGGCCAGCCTCGCCCGGCGCCCACCGGCATGAATTACGTGGTCCTGGAGGTCATCCTGAAGGAGAAGCTGTGGGGCACGGGCTCCGGAAACCTCACAGAACTCGAGAAGGCGATCAACAAGCAAGCGGCGCTGGGCTATCGCCTGCATACGATCACCACCGCGTCTTCGGGCAGCAAGGGAATCGGCGGCGGCGATCGCATCCAGGCGACCATGGTGTTCGAACGCCTCACCTGACCCTGGCCTCGGAGCCTCGCATCCGAGACACTGAGCGCATGCGCACCCTCCGCACCCAGATCTGCATCGGCGGGGGAGGTCCGGCCGGCATCATGCTCGGGCTGCTCCTCGCCCACGCCGGGGTCGAGGTCGTCGTGCTCGAGAAGCACGCGGACTTCTTCCGCGACTTCCGCGGCGACACGGTGCATCCGTCGACCCTCGACATCATCGATGCGCTCGGCCTGCGTCAGGGCTTCGATGCCATCGAGCACCGTCCGCTCGACGCCCTCGACGCGGTGGTGAACGGCGTGCGGGTGCACGCGATCGACTTCCGCACCCTCCGCGGTGCCAACCGCATCCTGACGCTCATGCCGCAGTGGGATCTGCTCGACCTTCTCGCCGATGCCGCCCGCCGCGAACCGAGCTTCACGCTGTTGATGGATGCGGACGTGACGGATGTCGTGCGCACGGGCTCGCGCGTGACCGGCGTTCACGCCACGACAGATGACGGGCCCCTCCGCGTCGACGCCGCGCTCGTCGTCGCCGCCGACGGCCGTGGCTCGACGCTGCGCGATGCGGTCGGCGTGGTCCCGGTGGCGACGGGCGTCGGCATCGACGTGTTGTGGTTCCGCGTGCCCGAACCCGCGACATCCGTGCCCGACACGCTCGCGTGGCTCTCGGGC
Protein-coding sequences here:
- a CDS encoding FAD-dependent oxidoreductase translates to MRTLRTQICIGGGGPAGIMLGLLLAHAGVEVVVLEKHADFFRDFRGDTVHPSTLDIIDALGLRQGFDAIEHRPLDALDAVVNGVRVHAIDFRTLRGANRILTLMPQWDLLDLLADAARREPSFTLLMDADVTDVVRTGSRVTGVHATTDDGPLRVDAALVVAADGRGSTLRDAVGVVPVATGVGIDVLWFRVPEPATSVPDTLAWLSGSGMLVTIPRPGYFQCGLVVGKGSFGAIRKDGIDAFRMRVARAAPPIASELGAVASFDDVKLLSVETNHLRRWWQPGLLFIGDAAHAMSPAFGVGINYAIQDAVAAARLLVPALGDGPAAIDRACAALQRRRSLPTRAMQRLQQVVHRVIGRPRDHILHNPPTRPERIVLRIMIPIARRLLPRLVGYGFRPERIRPGDGPTLAA
- a CDS encoding DUF2510 domain-containing protein translates to MADTQAGWYDDDGTGTKRWWDGSAWTDTVQPPPPPAPGVAGMIDRIQADAVSGGQPRPAPTGMNYVVLEVILKEKLWGTGSGNLTELEKAINKQAALGYRLHTITTASSGSKGIGGGDRIQATMVFERLT